The Halorussus rarus genome includes the window CACGTACAGCTCCCCGGCGAAGACGGTGGCGGCGTCGAGGTGGCCCGAGAGGGTCTGGCCGCTCTTGCGCGAGAGGACGGCGTGAGTGTGGGCGAACCGGTCGCCGTCCAGCCACGAAATGTTGCCCACGCAGGACGCGACCTCCAGCGGTTCGTCGAACTCGACCTCGCGGTACTCGAGTTCGTCCTGGTCGTAGTACCAGACGGTGGCGTCCTGTACCGCGCCCATGGCGAGGAACCAGGCCGCGTCGACGTCCTCCTCGGCGGCCAGCGATTCGATCTCCGCACGCCAGTCCTCGCCGTGGCCGAGTCGCGCTACGAACTCGCGATCCCCTGAGACCTCCCGATAGTTCATGTTCCGGGGAAGGAGGACCGTCGGCAAAAAGGTTCAGTATTGCCCCGCTACCGTCGGGCAGCGGGTCGTGTCGAGTCGACCGGAGGCCGGGCCGCGACCGCTACTGCCAGTCCTGGAGAGGTGCGCTCCCCGAGACGGGGACCGAGAGCCACGCGTCGTCGGCCGCCGTGTCTGCGATGATGAGCCGCTCCGTGCGACCGTCGTCGTCCAGCGAGGCCATGACCTCGCCCTGTGCGACCGAGTCCGACGGAGCAGCCGTATTCGGCGCCATATGTGACACGTGGTACCACGGGTTGATAAACGCACCGATACGTCAGACCTGCGTCGGAAACCGACGCGTTCATATATGCGATTCGGTACCGCATTTCAGTCCGTCCGGAACGCCGTCACATTACGGTCGGGCCGTCGCGACCGTTGTTTCCGGATACGCGTCGGATACGAAGCGCGAAAATCAGACAGATGGCGGTAAAGCAGCCCATATAGGAGACGATTCGAGGGTTGTGGAACCCTTTCTCGAAGTAATAAACGGTAACTTTATCCGGGGCGCTTTGCAATGAGCGGTTGGATGACAGATACTGACAGCGTTAGCCGCCGCCGCTTCCTGCAGGCGACGGGCGGTGCGGCATCAGCGGTAGCTCTAGCTGGTTGTACCGGCGGAGACGGCAGCGACTCCGAGGGGACGACGACCGACGGCTCCGGTGACAGCGGCGAGGGACGCAACCTCAAGGTCACGTGGCGGCCGCTCGACACGCTCGACCCCATCGCGTCGACCGACTCGGCGTCCGGGTGGGTCATCCAGCAGGTCAACGACACGCTGGCAAACTACAAGGAGGGGACCGTCGAGATCGAGAGCCGGCTCGCGACCGACTGGTCCATCGAGAACAACACGAAGTACACGTTCACGCTCGCGGAGAACGCCAAGTTCCACAACGGCGAGGACGTCACGGCCGACGACGTCGTCTACTCGCTCGAGCGACTGGCCGGGTCGCCGAGCTCCCGGCGGGCGTCGTTCATCCTCAGCGACCTCGGCGTCAAGCACGAGACCCGGACGGTCACCAAGGACGGCGAGCAGGTCGAGGAGTACAAGCCCGGCACGCTCGCGGTGAACGCCGAGGACGAGCACACGGTGTC containing:
- a CDS encoding DUF7556 family protein is translated as MAPNTAAPSDSVAQGEVMASLDDDGRTERLIIADTAADDAWLSVPVSGSAPLQDWQ
- a CDS encoding PPC domain-containing DNA-binding protein, with protein sequence MNYREVSGDREFVARLGHGEDWRAEIESLAAEEDVDAAWFLAMGAVQDATVWYYDQDELEYREVEFDEPLEVASCVGNISWLDGDRFAHTHAVLSRKSGQTLSGHLDAATVFAGELYVRSFEDELVREPDEPTDLDLWL